A genome region from Gossypium hirsutum isolate 1008001.06 chromosome A04, Gossypium_hirsutum_v2.1, whole genome shotgun sequence includes the following:
- the LOC107947796 gene encoding protein IQ-DOMAIN 1 yields the protein MVVLSKESLLLRVQGKENQVRISLVQLKIICKIKRTFLEKKVHLDPTGSDAAKLSPLPQPEEVKLIEPEVEQSKQTYPVAVANSAAVQALVALQAIRHQLNTDARFAGKSKEEVAAIKIQAAFRAYLAKRALRALRGLARLKSLMEGIAARRQASGSLRCMQTLSRMQCQIHARRTRMMEENQALQRQLLQKLAKEIVNLQMGEDWDDSVRSKEQIEASLLSKHEAAMRRERTMAYSFTHQQTWKNASRSMNPLFMDPSNPSWGWSWMERRMTARPWEVRGGMRHREHLDDQSSLKSARSNFGGEISKAYARYQLNLDKQSPKANQKPSRTSSLLSPSTPKSASIPARKLKSASPRSGVAGLDDETRSIVSMKSDRNRRHSIAGSSVRDNESLANSPSLPSYMVPTKSARAKTSLQSPLGPETNGTPEKEPIASTKKRLSYPPSPARLRRHSGLPKVDGSISNTKVAVVNGGDGFFK from the exons ATGGTTGTCCTCTCTAAAGAAAGCCTTCTTCTCAGAGTCCAAGGGAAAGAAAACCAGGTTAGGATAAGTCTCGTTCAGCTAAAAATCATCTGCA AAATCAAAAGAActtttttggagaagaaggtgcATCTGGATCCCACTGGTTCTGATGCAGCCAAGTTATCCCCACTTCCTCAGCCTGAAGAGGTGAAATTAATTGAACCTGAAGTTGAGCAAAGCAAGCAGACTTACCCTGTGGCAGTTGCCAATTCTGCTGCGGTTCAAGCTCTGGTTGCTCTGCAGGCCATTCGACATCAACTTAATACAGATGCTAGGTTTGCCGGAAAATCTAAGGAGGAAGTGGCGGCAATCAAAATTCAAGCAGCTTTCCGAGCTTACCTT gCAAAAAGGGCATTGCGTGCTTTAAGAGGACTGGCTAGGTTGAAATCACTGATGGAAGGGATTGCGGCCAGACGGCAAGCATCGGGTTCCCTTCGGTGCATGCAAACTCTTTCTCGTATGCAGTGTCAGATTCATGCTCGTAGAACCAGGATGATGGAAGAAAACCAGGCTCTTCAGAGACAACTCTTGCAGAAACTTGCAAAAGAGATTGTGAACTTGCAA ATGGGTGAAGATTGGGATGACAGTGTGCGGTCAAAGGAACAAATTGAGGCAAGCTTGTTGAGCAAACATGAGGCTGCCATGAGAAGAGAAAGGACCATGGCGTACTCATTTACTCATCAG CAAACCTGGAAGAATGCTTCGAGATCTATGAATCCATTATTCATGGATCCAAGCAATCCCTCATGGGGATGGAGCTGGATGGAACGGCGGATGACAGCGCGGCCATGGGAGGTTCGTGGTGGCATGAGACATAGAGAACATCTCGATGACCAGTCATCACTAAAGAGTGCACGAAGCAACTTCGGTGGAGAAATCAGCAAAGCTTATGCTCGTTATCAACTCAATTTGGATAAGCAATCCCCGAAGGCCAACCAAAAGCCAAGCCGAACTTCAAGCCTCCTATCCCCTTCTACTCCTAAGTCAGCATCCATACCAGCCCGGAAGCTGAAGTCAGCAAGCCCGAGGAGTGGTGTGGCTGGATTAGATGATGAAACAAGAAGCATAGTCAGTATGAAGTCTGACAGAAACCGGAGACACAGCATCGCAGGCTCCTCAGTGCGTGATAATGAGAGCCTTGCCAACTCTCCATCACTTCCAAGTTACATGGTACCAACTAAGTCTGCAAGAGCTAAGACCAGTTTGCAGAGCCCCTTGGGACCAGAAACAAATGGAACACCTGAGAAGGAGCCAATTGCATCTACTAAGAAACGGCTTTCTTATCCGCCTTCACCGGCCAGGCTAAGGCGCCACTCCGGTCTGCCAAAAGTGGACGGTAGCATTAGCAATACAAAAGTTGCAGTGGTGAATGGAGGGGACggttttttcaaataa